In Labrus mixtus chromosome 9, fLabMix1.1, whole genome shotgun sequence, the DNA window AGAGCGCATGCACTCGCCAAGCTCAGTTATGAGGGGAgaccagggggggggggagagatcaGGGTAAAACATGCCCTAGATTCACTGACAGACCTGTGAAAGATTTGGGGGGACCCTTGCGTAATTGTCTGTTCATGGGCCAGCCTTGaagacacagacaaaatgaagaGATAACACACCAGTGAgaagaacaggaaaaaaatactgCCTCAAAAGAGGTCGGCCTTATGCGCCGAGACAGAGACGCTTGCTGAAATGTCTTGTAAAAAGCATCCATGAATCCTTCACAGATCAGAGCAGGCAGCAGTTCAGAGTGTCGGCGGAGCAGCGAGGCGCTCGGGTCTCTATAACCATGTGAGGAAGCTCTCCTTGTCGATCTTGGTAGCTGCCAGCACGGACTCCATGTCGTTGAGGATGTCCGAGCTCAGGGCCTCCTGCAGGCTGGGCATCAGCTCCTCGCCCTCCACCGCCATGCTCTCGCTCTCCAGGGTGCCCAGGTCCACGTCTGTCCCCGGGATGGCGTCCAGGTAGTCGGGGAAGCGGCTGGGCTGTGTGACCATGGAGGGTTGAAGAGGGTCCCCTAATGAACAGGAAGTAAAGCGACAATAAGTCAAGGGAGAAAGCTACAGAATACTTTTTAAGGATTCTGTAtgtaaaatgaattaaagataTTGTCTCCATGATGTGATGAAGAGCAGGTGAGGCAGGGAATTTTTTTGCACACATacaacaaaaccatcatcatgtGAAAAATTTTATCAACAAGCAGAGAAGGCTAAAAAAGCAGCGTCATTGACAGTATTATTATTAGAATTTAGATACCATAATACTGTAATATATTGAAAGTAAGGTTATATCTGGCTGGAGTTTGTTGTGCAATTAAGTAATCAACCTTTGCATCTtttctatatactgtataaggGTTCTCACGACAACAGATTTCAATAGGATCAATAGGATTCTAGTACAAATCTAACAATATCAATACCAATCACAAATACGAGTCCTAGTACCCAATTAAATTGCATTCCAGTACTGGGTTTGCTTTGATTCATACAGCGCGTATACTCAGTAACTCTCACTTTTTCAGCGTCCTCTTCTGTCCCTTAGCCTCAGCCGTCGTATCAAACAGAATCTACACCGGCTCACAGGCTAGAGCCGTAAAACTGTACGCACTTCTGGTGAAAGAATCGCGGCCTGCTGCCGAATTGACATAGTGGTTTAAGCAGACAACCAGGCCGCGCTGTGGACATGAGAGGGAAGCTTTTCTGcctgttgaaagttgttgtacTCTTAGATGGACTTTGAAACTTCTATTTTAAAAGGTTGAAAAGTtacattgttgctttaaagagaTCCAAGAACGCTTTAGActgaacaaaatgaatgaataataaaacaaactaaataaagaGGGATAATCTTTGCCAAGATAACAATATTGAACCACATCCTCAGGCTAAGTTACACAGGTGGGTGTTCATGAACCTGAGTACACTGTATCCTGAAACAAACCTAAGCTGGAAGAACCAACTGCAGCGAGGTTTTATATCTGTATTTACCTGTGTCCATCTCATCTACACTGTTGAGGAAGTCATCTGGAGTGCGAGGGACGCTGTAGCTGCTCATACTCAGGCCGCTGTCTGTGCTCTCGTCCCTGGAGTGGTAGGTCCCgctgaaaaacacaagaataaaGACACGTCTGAGTTAAACTCTTGACTGTAACTCAAAACATCCTGATTTCAAGAGaagtggaggaaaagaaaagctttttttgtctCGGCAAAGGTTTATTTGCGATTGACCTTAATGACCTTTACTTTACATTACTCTGCACTTAACTGTGTGAATCTAATTAACTGATccaacaaagcaaacacacacagttattaaAAGCACACACAGGCTGGAAAAGTAGCAGTGTGGCCTTAATTCCCTCGGGGGAACCTTCTGCATACATCGCAGTTTTTTCCGCAGATATATCTGTTTGAAAGACTGTGGCGACTAATCCACAGTGACAGCGAGGAAAACGAGCTTCACTTCCATTACAGAATACAGGAAAAAGGGCAACGATGAATGGGGCAAGTAGAGAgacaaagaggcagagagaagacATTTGACAAGCCTATACTAATTAGCAGAGGAAAAATATGTAGGCAGAGTATGGCAGAGGCAGGATGAATGAGGCCATTGTAAAAAGCAGGGGAGCGGAGGCAacggggggaggaggggagattAGGTTGGCCTGTCTACTGACTGGACCACATGTTCTCATGGCCTGCTTGCTATTCAGCTCTCTCCTCACTTCATCTGCTTACAGAAGAACTGGAGCTTGAACAGCTACCATTAATTTTCCCAGAGCAGACAGCTTCAAAACTccggcctcttttttttttattgaaaaatggTTTTCAGATCGTTATCTGcccttagtgtttttttttgttttttttttaccatcttgGCTTTGAATAAGGAGTTAAGTTTGATACATGTTTTCACAGGTTACACCACCATTTAGTCTGCGGTTGTGTTTATTGTGCAACAGTCGTACACCAGAGGTCATCATTGTGCAGTAAACCCGGAGCACAGACATGCCGGTGTAAATGAGTCATTGCCATGTGAAGAGGGTTAAGCCCAGagactctctctctgctgtttttttttttttttttgtcttgtgtaACTCGGGGAGCTCTCACTGGAGCTCAAAATCAAACAGGAGAGCACACACAGTCTCCCTCAACCGGGGATACATTAAGTCTGACAAGCTGAAGGAGACTTTGTGAGCCTTTGCCAAGTGCTCTGACGTCAATCAGTTGCACCTCAGCGTGCTCTTTCGCTCTACAGAGGAGCTCTTCTGGCTTCACTCCTGGCTTCTGTGTGAAACCAACCTGTTGAGGAATGGGTCAGAGCTGTTGGCCGTCATGGTCCGGGCATCTTGGGCCATAGGGGAGGACACCGGGTTCGTGCTGCCATCTTGATCCATAGGCAGCTGAGTCCTTAGAGCAAGCTCCTGTGGATGATACAGAACGAAACTCATAAGCAACACAATCAACCCCACCCCTAACCTCAGAAGCTAATTATacacagctccagctccagggAAAAACATGTCAGGACTGCCTCACACTGCCGCTGCTGTGCTGTCACTGcataaaatgttgaattaaGCATGAACACACCCACTAGCCGACATGGTGGCTCTCcatttctgccccccccccccccccccccccccccccccccctcccccatgcACAGTGTCAGATTACATGAGGGGCTGACCGCAACTGGGAGACAATTGTTTTCTACACACGCTGAATCAGATAAAGGCAGAGGATATGaagtcatgtgtttgttttttcacctcCTTTCCTGCAAGTCCTCGGAACAGGAGGATGAAATGAGTTGTCCGGTTGTAGTTATGAGATTTCAATAAACCTTTACTGGGTGATGGGATGTAACCCTTTTTTAAGAGAGGACGTAAAATGGCTTGCTAGACGCCCTAAGTGGTTGGCTGGAAGCTTTTATTGGTTGTGGTTGAGTAGAAATGAACCAAGTCATAATTACCCTTTATTAAAAAATTACTTTTTCCCaccttctttctgtttttgttttagatgtAAATGCTGCTTATACTTATACACATTTCTTTTATGAAATAAGACATTTATCTAAGAATCCTATGCACACTGCTTAACCATCTGGTTGTTATTAAGCCGGATTATGAGCCCTGTATACTGTGAGCaacatttatcattttattgCCTCTCTGTTTGCGTCAGCACTCGAATCCCGCTGGCAAGTTGCATACATCGCAACCCATTTTTCATCATACTTCTTCTACCATGTGGAATAAATGTAGGCGTGGCAAAGTTGTCCCAAAGTTGAACTCCATTGACAAACACATAGTCAGTATGATTTCACAATTTCCTCCTATAATCACACTGGCTCTGTATTTGCAAGTACAGTAAGGCAAGTGTCTTGTATCTAAATGGTAACTGGTATTTTTGGGTTTAGGGAAAACTAGTCAATGGCCTGATtagagtcaatcaatcaatttttatttgtatagcgtcaactcataacaagtgttatctcgagacactttacaaaaagcaggcaaaataccttactcattgtcctGATGCTTCACAAAGTCAACAGAAGCCATgttaataaaacatacagtgtaTATACTCTGAGGACGTTCAGTAGGGACAGTTCAAATATAATACTTGTGTCTTTACAGCCTGGTGCATGTACACACTCGAGTCACTTCCTACACTGTGAACTTTAAACAGCCAATAATGTGTAAGGCACCGTCAACAAAGTGGCCAGAGCCCTCATTCATAATCATAAAGCTCTGTTTCTGGTGTTATGACACAGCCTTGAGTAAACTGCTGGATTTGGCTGTAACACCCTGTGTGGGAGGCACTGTGACACATCACTGTTAGGAAGTGATAAAATCACCACGTATGACTCAGAAGACTTCATTGTAGGGTAGTGTAACAATGAAGAGCGATCAAAGGGCTGTAAGATCCACCACCACACCAACGAATGATGACTCATGTGTAAAGGTCTAGtcaatgttttcattaaatCTCAGGACATAAACATTTTGCAGAACAATCGAGAAGTTTAAGGTCAAGCATCTTGCAACCACTCTCAAGGGGACATGATGACAGCCTTGAGCTCTTTTATTAAAGACGAGTTGTTCCTCCTCGAAAGCACCATCATCTGAAtattttcttcaaatatttGACTCTGATTCCTCACCTGTGGTCTCTGCCGAAGCAGCTCCTGTTGCTTCAGTCTCAACCGTTCCTTCTCGATCTGCTGCAGTCTCATCTGATTGCCCGCCATGACTGCACTGTGGCTCGGAGGAAGCTGGCCTCCCTGCTTCCCTGGAGCACTCTGGGTAATCCTCTGCTGGTTCagggctgcaaaaaaaaaaaaaaacaacacagaaaggaGTTTTAATTGGTCAGTGTATTATTCCTTAACATTATGTGGTAGTTATTTTTGAAATGTGCATATTCTGATACTAAAAGGAAAATTCaaattgtgcagaaatgttctATACTAAAGGATCTATAGAGGACAAACATCATACAAATGTAATCTAAACAATGTAGTCCCTGCcactataatataatataatataatatagtttCCTGtagtttttgatttattttttttaattctgagggaaaatgttcaaaactaACCACCAAAGTGATTTTGAGGATACAGGCAAAATATTCTGTGTCTCATGTGAGTGTAATGGCTCAAGTATGTGTGCTGTGTATCCCCGTTATGTGTTAAGGCTGTGCTAAATGCAGGTTCCACTATGAACATTTCAAAGTTTTGCAccaaaaataatgaatacacCCAAGAGCCCAAGCTGACTACCACCACACTTATATCTCTGCAGCTACACCTGTTAATGCTCGGCTGCATTCAAACGCTGCATAACAAGACGGACAACTTCGTAGAgcgtttctcttttttttttttttttttacaagctgaACTTGTAGAAAGAGCCGAGCCAGTGCAGCAGGTTGTGTAGGACGAAAAGGGATGTCCCAGCACGGGGTTTCAGCCCGGTGTCTGAAACCACCACAATTCCTGTAAGACCTGATCCCCTCCCACTCGCTGACTAAGACAGGCTTTGTTAGCTGTGTGTTGCACGTTGCATCAGTTATGACTTATCCTTTCATCGTACAgcgttttgtttcatttctaaaCAAATCAAAAGATTATCCCTGAAGACTGACGGGCCTCCTTACCCGGTGCCTGCGTCCTCTTCGGCCGCCTTAATGAATGCAGCCGGAGCACAGCGTGCAGATCAGACAATTTGTCGACCTACATCAGGTTCTGTAAACACTGTACTTCTATTGAATTTAGCTTCAAAGTTCTTTGACCCAACACATGTAATTGTATTGTGCGCTAACAGCCTAACTGCATGTTTACATTATCCGAAACAAAAGTGTGTGTATTGAAAACACAGCTGTTCCCCAGTGAAATCTTTGTTATTCTTCACTCCAGTGAGGGGCGGGCCTAATAAACACGAGTATAAAAGCAGCACAGCAACACATTAATCTATGCATGCAAAGTAGGTCACACATTTTATCACTAAAGCAGAGAATGAGAAGCAAATGTGCTTGACCACAAGGGGTGTAACAGTGATTGAACCAATGCGGAGCGCTGTTTGCGTATGTGATTGAAGCAACGACCAAAACAAAAGC includes these proteins:
- the yap1 gene encoding transcriptional coactivator YAP1 isoform X2, with the translated sequence MDQGQHNPPAGHQIVHVRGDSETDLETLFNAVMNPKNTIVPPSVPMRMRKLPDSFFKPPEPKSHSRQASTDGGSGGVLTPHHVRAHSSPASLQLGAVSGGSLSGMPPAGASPQHLRQSSYEIPDDVPLPHGWEMAKTASGQRYFLNHIDQTTTWQDPRKALLQMNQAPPPSSVPVQQQNLMNPASALNQQRITQSAPGKQGGQLPPSHSAVMAGNQMRLQQIEKERLRLKQQELLRQRPQELALRTQLPMDQDGSTNPVSSPMAQDARTMTANSSDPFLNSGTYHSRDESTDSGLSMSSYSVPRTPDDFLNSVDEMDTGDPLQPSMVTQPSRFPDYLDAIPGTDVDLGTLESESMAVEGEELMPSLQEALSSDILNDMESVLAATKIDKESFLTWL